In Halanaeroarchaeum sp. HSR-CO, one DNA window encodes the following:
- a CDS encoding non-histone chromosomal MC1 family protein produces MVREDGKRNFALRETNGNESSVFSGNTPRQAALKAARRLAEVGSSEESAPRLEIRLREKGTDKVHIYDAWAWEETAPDDKPDWMPSDITEANVSKKGIEHIEEV; encoded by the coding sequence ATGGTACGTGAGGACGGTAAGCGGAACTTTGCACTTCGCGAGACGAACGGAAACGAATCGAGCGTGTTCTCCGGAAACACTCCCCGCCAGGCAGCGCTCAAAGCCGCACGCCGGCTGGCCGAAGTTGGGTCCTCGGAGGAATCCGCCCCTCGACTCGAGATCCGACTTCGGGAGAAAGGGACGGATAAAGTCCACATCTACGATGCCTGGGCGTGGGAGGAGACCGCTCCCGACGACAAACCGGACTGGATGCCCAGCGATATCACGGAGGCGAACGTCTCCAAGAAGGGCATCGAGCACATCGAAGAGGTTTGA